The sequence TGCTGAAATGGCGTACTCGAACGCGGACACCGCCTCTTTGAGATTCCCCTGCAGAAGCAGCTGGCGGCCTCTCGTTTGTTGCAGGCACCCCATCCACCGCGACTGTTCCTGCTCAGCGATCTCAATACCTTCAGCCAGCAATTGGGCGGCACGGGCCTCATCCCCGATATCCAGCACTACGTCGGCCAGCAGCATGACAGGACCCAAGGTCTTCGCCTGCATCCGCAGCTGCCGGTAGATGGTCAGCGACTCTTCCAGCATTTCAACAGCTTTGCGGAAGTGACCAGCGCGCTGCGCCGCGAAAGCCCAGCCGAACAGTAAGTAGGCCAGACCCTCAGCTGGACCTTGGGCCCTGGCATGGCGGCAGGCCTCTTCCGCTTCACGTTGGGCCTCCTCGTGGCGGCCCAGATTGGCCAGCGCGTGAACCCGTGTGGCCTGCATCTGCATGACCATCATGTCAGTCAGACCCAGTGGGTTTTCCAGAGCAGCCGTGGACGCTTCAAGTTGCGCCTGAAAATCTGCGCGAATATAGGCGTTGTAGGCAGCCAGGAGCGTCAACAGGGCACCATCTGGCAATTGGGTAGAGAGCTGCTGCAGGAGATCGAGACCCCGTGACGTGCAGCGGGTTTCAACCAGGGCCATACCGTAGTTCAGGGCCAGGGGCGGTGGCAGGACACCCGCTGGAATCTGATCCAGGAAGGCTGTGGCCTGCGCATAGAGGCCTCGTTCCATCAAGGCGGGAATATGGCGCTCTGTGAGCTGAATGATGGCCGTTGTGTCACTGATCGCCAGGAGATGTTCAAGAGCGTCCGTCACCAGGCCACTGTCAATCGCCCGGCGTGCAGCGCTGCGGTGAGCCATGGCCCAGCGCTCCGGGAAACGGCGCAGCTCTTCGGTGAGCAGCGCGCGCAGAAGGGGATGTGGCACGAAACGGCCGCCACCCAGGGAGCGGAGCGGCAGGCCAGCCCTCTGGACCTCTCCCAACCAGTTAACGGGCAGAGAAGGAACGTCCTGGGCGCAGTGCTCGTCCCATACGCTCATCACCGCCAGTTCTGGCAATGCTGAACGCACCAAGCTGGGCAGCAACTGCAACTGCCGGCGCACCAGGTCCTGCGGTGTGATGGGGCTGTTCTGTGTCGTGAGGAGCCCAATCCCCAACGGCCAGCCATTGAGGTGTTCAGCGTCTTTGAGCGTGGTGTCACGCTGCTCCGCGAGAGACAGGGCTTCATCCCGCGTGAACGCCAACGTGTCCATATCCAGGATGCGCAAGCGTCCCTCGGCAACCTGATACGAGAGCTCAAAGGCATCCAGTACACGTCCCGAGAGGATAAGCCGTTGGGTATCCGCCAGCCGCTCCAGCAGCAGACCCACCCACTGCTGAGCGTCCGAACCGCTGTGATCCGCCCGGTCGAGCATGACCAGCAGAGGACCCGCCGTTGCCAGACCGGCCGCAAAGGCCCGTGCTGGCACTGGCCCCTCACTGCGCTCCAGCAGACGGGTCAGGGCCTCGGCGGTATGGGGTGCCCGGACAGCCACCTCATCCACCAGTGCCCAGGCAATGCTGCGGGCTGTGCCGTCCAGCTCACTCAGGTCAATCAACAGGGAGGGGTGACGGTTGGCCAGCTGCTGGAGGAGCGTGCTTTTTCCATAACCACTGGGGGCTTCCAATGCCAGGTGTGGTGGGGCAAACGGGTCCTCGAAGGCTGCATAAAGCCGCTCGCGTTCGAGCCGCCTTACACCTGCCATCTGGCTTCGCACCGTCAAAGCTGCCTCCAACTGATAACTGACCGGTCCACGGCTGGACCGCTTAAATCATTGTAGGGTCAGCTGCTGCGCCGTGCCCACTGCAACACAGTATCCACCGTTAGAAAATCCGCCATGTATTCGTTGTAGTGCGCCGCCTCTATCTGTCCGTCTTCGTTGATCAGGAATTCGGCAGGCACCAGAAACATCTGCCCCTCTGAGATCCAGCCCCGAGGTCCCATCATCTTGAAACCTTCCTTGATCATGTCGTAATTCCTCAGATCAATCAGGCGCTTCAAGGAACGGTCCAGCCCGTACTGACGGTGAATAGAAGCGGTTTCATCGCACAGTACGGGGAAGGTGGGCCGGGTGCGGCCGACGGTCCGGTGTAGCTTCTCTACAGTCGTCGCCCACACCTCGACAATGGCTACTCCAGCAGACTCCATCTGCGCCTGCACCTGCATCACTGTGCGGTGATGTGGATTGCAGTGGGTGCAGTTGGACATGCGGTGCATCATCAGCCACACCCGTTTGCCCCGGAACTGACTGAGAGCCACAGGTGGGCCTTGCAGGGAGGGCAGAAGGAAATCAGGTGCCTGATCGCCGGGCTTCAGATGCCGGACAGGATAGGTGCCGTTTGGCGACACGATACGGGCCACGCCACGCTGAATCAGGCCAGCGGCCTCCTGAGCCACCACATCCCAGCTCAGATGACTACGCCGTGCGCTTTCAGCCAATGTCAGGCCGTCAATTGCACCCTGCCGCAGCACCTCATCAGCAGAATGCCCCTCAGAAGTGTTGAGTTGAGGCATCACTTCCAGCTGGTCGGTGGGCTTGATGCTGAGCGCGTCATCACTCAGCTGGCGTGCACTGGCCTCGGCATCCCGAACCAGGGCAGGCCCATCCACCTGAGAAATCCAGGACGCCGGCGCCTGAGGTGAGCTCTGAGCCGTCGCGGACTGGAGCACGATCGGCACAAATGCCATTTTGGTGCGCAGCTGCAGAAGCTCGGCTAACTTCTCTTCGCTGAGATGCCCGCTGCTCATCAGATTGCGCACGAGGTGCTGGGGCGTTTGTGCGCCGATGCGTGCGGCGTCCAACATTTCTGATGTCACGCCACCGTGCGCCAGAGACGCACTCCACTGCGGAACGAAGCGGCTTTGCA comes from Deinococcus aquaedulcis and encodes:
- a CDS encoding MalT transcriptional regulator family protein; the encoded protein is MTVRSQMAGVRRLERERLYAAFEDPFAPPHLALEAPSGYGKSTLLQQLANRHPSLLIDLSELDGTARSIAWALVDEVAVRAPHTAEALTRLLERSEGPVPARAFAAGLATAGPLLVMLDRADHSGSDAQQWVGLLLERLADTQRLILSGRVLDAFELSYQVAEGRLRILDMDTLAFTRDEALSLAEQRDTTLKDAEHLNGWPLGIGLLTTQNSPITPQDLVRRQLQLLPSLVRSALPELAVMSVWDEHCAQDVPSLPVNWLGEVQRAGLPLRSLGGGRFVPHPLLRALLTEELRRFPERWAMAHRSAARRAIDSGLVTDALEHLLAISDTTAIIQLTERHIPALMERGLYAQATAFLDQIPAGVLPPPLALNYGMALVETRCTSRGLDLLQQLSTQLPDGALLTLLAAYNAYIRADFQAQLEASTAALENPLGLTDMMVMQMQATRVHALANLGRHEEAQREAEEACRHARAQGPAEGLAYLLFGWAFAAQRAGHFRKAVEMLEESLTIYRQLRMQAKTLGPVMLLADVVLDIGDEARAAQLLAEGIEIAEQEQSRWMGCLQQTRGRQLLLQGNLKEAVSAFEYAISAAREAQRPDRIFTAHCLLADTHTKLGNHGQAREALKTASALSSGHQGWKDVPEYNSLLAFEHGHLAFAQGDDEDARTWLEVASWYTGLSGVRAHAYLTELARKRGELTENHAATLASRMRGFGERHTPAAWDADELGALYQSFVRRNWSASAFAPWAKSSPNVTSSRIEISGQLIGGPVIRIENRPLTLEGRQSRLLTALLVRGPQSKDELREAVFGDDDKDIRDPLKHIRRKLRAVTGVEEPLPFNTESGVYSLADELEAVLDTQRLERAITLGDVATVATLLPVPATVLPHMDGDWIEDLRAVVEPIMLQGYVLLGREAQSRGDNEAALGAFEAALDLVVTVSDLETVLGPIERVLEDQQGGDVAGRLKAYRERALGNL
- a CDS encoding redoxin domain-containing protein; amino-acid sequence: MTANRLPTGTAGDLLSDALSRGGTQAVSLQFDDKALNTTVMLAGTQICGVQSRFVPQWSASLAHGGVTSEMLDAARIGAQTPQHLVRNLMSSGHLSEEKLAELLQLRTKMAFVPIVLQSATAQSSPQAPASWISQVDGPALVRDAEASARQLSDDALSIKPTDQLEVMPQLNTSEGHSADEVLRQGAIDGLTLAESARRSHLSWDVVAQEAAGLIQRGVARIVSPNGTYPVRHLKPGDQAPDFLLPSLQGPPVALSQFRGKRVWLMMHRMSNCTHCNPHHRTVMQVQAQMESAGVAIVEVWATTVEKLHRTVGRTRPTFPVLCDETASIHRQYGLDRSLKRLIDLRNYDMIKEGFKMMGPRGWISEGQMFLVPAEFLINEDGQIEAAHYNEYMADFLTVDTVLQWARRSS